Proteins from a single region of Ischnura elegans chromosome 2, ioIscEleg1.1, whole genome shotgun sequence:
- the LOC124153823 gene encoding annexin B11-like isoform X1 encodes MKFQVGVLFLALFALAVAEEEPKKQEKRGALGLGYGGGGLALGGSYGSLGGYGGGLYGGHGLGLGSSLGSYGGLSYGGGLGYGAGYGYGGGYGYGSGLGLGLGAASVHKTITVTKQVPVPVPHPVPVPVHKNIPVPVPHPVPYPVHKPYPVHVPSPYPVPVDKPYPVPIEKPVPYPVHVPVKVAVPHPVAVPVPKPYAVAVPKPVAVPVPHPVPIHKPVPVFTKSYGHGLSLGSGLGYGSGLSYGSGLSYGSGLSYGSGLGYGGGYGLGSSAGYGLGSSAGYGLGSSAGYGYGLGSGAALGGHSLAIGGAHGW; translated from the exons ATGAAGTTCCAG GTAGGCGTACTTTTCCTAGCTCTTTTCGCCCTCGCGGTGGCTGAGGAGGAACCGAAGAAGCAAGAGAAGAGAGGCGCCTTGGGTCTAGGCTACGGAGGAGGTGGCTTAGCCCTCGGCGGCAGTTACGGTAGTCTAGGCGGCTATGGTGGAGGACTATACGGTGGACACGGACTTGGCCTGGGAAGCTCCCTCGGCAGCTATGGCGGACTTTCCTATGGTGGTGGCTTAGGATACGGTGCTGGCTACGGATACGGTGGTGGCTACGGATACGGATCTGGCCTAGGACTCGGCTTAGGCGCAGCCTCCGTCCACAAGACCATCACTGTCACTAAGCAGGTCCCCGTCCCAGTACCACACCCCGTCCCGGTCCCCGTCCACAAGAACATCCCGGTTCCCGTCCCTCACCCCGTGCCATACCCCGTTCACAAGCCGTACCCAGTTCATGTCCCGAGCCCTTACCCCGTCCCCGTCGACAAGCCCTATCCCGTCCCCATTGAGAAGCCCGTCCCTTACCCCGTTCACGTCCCCGTCAAGGTCGCCGTCCCCCACCCAGTGGCAGTGCCTGTGCCTAAGCCCTACGCCGTCGCCGTCCCCAAGCCAGTGGCCGTCCCGGTCCCCCATCCCGTCCCCATCCACAAGCCGGTGCCCGTTTTCACCAAGTCGTACGGTCATGGGCTATCCCTCGGCTCTGGTTTGGGTTACGGATCTGGACTGAGCTACGGATCTGGCCTTAGCTATGGATCTGGACTTAGCTATGGATCAGGACTGGGCTATGGTGGTGGATACGGTCTCGGATCTTCCGCCGGATACGGTCTCGGATCTTCCGCCGGATACGGTCTCGGATCTTCCGCAGGATACGGTTATGGCTTGGGATCAGGAGCAGCTCTCGGCGGTCACTCCCTCGCCATTGGAGGAGCCCACGGATGGTGA
- the LOC124153823 gene encoding cuticle protein 63-like isoform X2, with protein sequence MKFQVGVLFLALFALAVAEEEPKKQEKRGALGLGYGGGGLALGGSYGSLGGYGGGLYGGHGLGLGSSLGSYGGLSYGGGLGYGAGYGYGGGYGYGSGLGLGLGAASVHKTITVTKQVPVPVPHPVPVPVHKNIPVPVPHPVPYPVHKPYPVHVPSPYPVPVDKPYPVPIEKPVPYPVHVPVKVAVPHPVAVPVPKPYAVAVPKPVAVPVPHPVPIHKPVPVFTKSYGHGLSLGSGLGYGSGLSYGSGLSYGSGLSYGSGLGYGGGYGLGSSAGYGYGLGSGAALGGHSLAIGGAHGW encoded by the exons ATGAAGTTCCAG GTAGGCGTACTTTTCCTAGCTCTTTTCGCCCTCGCGGTGGCTGAGGAGGAACCGAAGAAGCAAGAGAAGAGAGGCGCCTTGGGTCTAGGCTACGGAGGAGGTGGCTTAGCCCTCGGCGGCAGTTACGGTAGTCTAGGCGGCTATGGTGGAGGACTATACGGTGGACACGGACTTGGCCTGGGAAGCTCCCTCGGCAGCTATGGCGGACTTTCCTATGGTGGTGGCTTAGGATACGGTGCTGGCTACGGATACGGTGGTGGCTACGGATACGGATCTGGCCTAGGACTCGGCTTAGGCGCAGCCTCCGTCCACAAGACCATCACTGTCACTAAGCAGGTCCCCGTCCCAGTACCACACCCCGTCCCGGTCCCCGTCCACAAGAACATCCCGGTTCCCGTCCCTCACCCCGTGCCATACCCCGTTCACAAGCCGTACCCAGTTCATGTCCCGAGCCCTTACCCCGTCCCCGTCGACAAGCCCTATCCCGTCCCCATTGAGAAGCCCGTCCCTTACCCCGTTCACGTCCCCGTCAAGGTCGCCGTCCCCCACCCAGTGGCAGTGCCTGTGCCTAAGCCCTACGCCGTCGCCGTCCCCAAGCCAGTGGCCGTCCCGGTCCCCCATCCCGTCCCCATCCACAAGCCGGTGCCCGTTTTCACCAAGTCGTACGGTCATGGGCTATCCCTCGGCTCTGGTTTGGGTTACGGATCTGGACTGAGCTACGGATCTGGCCTTAGCTATGGATCTGGACTTAGCTATGGATCAGGACTGGGCTATGGTGGTGGATACGGTCTCGGATCTTCCGCCG GATACGGTTATGGCTTGGGATCAGGAGCAGCTCTCGGCGGTCACTCCCTCGCCATTGGAGGAGCCCACGGATGGTGA